Part of the Pecten maximus unplaced genomic scaffold, xPecMax1.1, whole genome shotgun sequence genome, atagttttatatatacactatacttCTAGTTTACATTGTATTGCTGTAttcattatacatattatacagaAGAGTTTTTTAATATTCTGTTTCTCATCTACTTGGTTTTTATaccgatatatatatgttatcatctcTGATTTTTGTGTACATTGATTATAACTGAAAGAATTATAATATGTTTCCTTCTACAAGTGCTCAGATGTcttaaaaaccaaaacaaaaccaaaaactaaGAATTTATTGCAAGGTATTGTATTCGATGACCAAATTTCTTGCAACTTTGTGAATGTATTCTTTTTGAGACTTGATCAAAATTTACTGAacagattttgttaaaaacaaattttaaaaaaaattcgtTTCAAAATTGCCAAGTTTGCAAATGAGAACAATTTCATCTTTATACATTTCAACAACAATACCATTTTTGGGTTAGAATCACTAAAAATAAAAcgaaattatttaaattataatgtaaagACTCTTCGAAAATTGTGTCCAAAtctgttgtcatgtttgtttatttcaggaaatttgaatttatGCATAATATAGTGTCTAAAGCATAATATCTAGCGAGTCTAGTTATGACCTGTTGTATAATCCAACATTTTTTGTACCTTCATCTATTTTTATACCTTCTGCAATATACATAAACCCGACATTGAATGTCATTATCTGTCCATATTTTAGTGGATTTTTTGtaacaaaagaaaatatcatatttcagtGACTATCGTTTTGTCATTTTCTATccaaaattattgaaaaatatttttttaataaacgCATCTTCCATAGCAATGTTTGttctttttgttgtttgtgtttacacTGTTCAAAGAAGCATTGTCATGACCTTGAAGGGCCACATAAGATGAATTGTTATGATCTTGAAAGGCCCTAATAACAAGGGTTGTCATGACCTTGAAAAGCCCTAAAAACAAGGGTTGTCATGACCTTGAAAGGCCCTTATAACAAGTGAAATAGAagaaaatattgtattaaaattCCTGTATGAACTCTGATTTAGGCTTTCATGATCTTCACCTGACTCGTCAACAAAATTGAATGGTTTAGACCTTCATTAGTTATGTCGTCATTATTATCATTGTTATCTAAACATTTCAATTATCAAGTTTTCCACATCAATTTTAAGAAAGAACCATTTAGAACCATCCTGAAAATAATTgacatggtaacaaatggaatGTATTATCATGTATCAACAGCATTGCCATCAGTATTAGTTACCGGTATTGCCAAGGGAAAATAACTCCCAGTACAGTCGAAAAAGATAGTGAGTTATGGAGTCTATCAATAGACGACTGAGGGTTGTGTCCTCTAATGGTGAGTTCGATTAAGTACGAGGTAACACATTTCCTGTGTTATAGAGTCTATCAATAGACGACTGAGGGATGTGTCCTCTGATGGGGAGTTAGATTAAGTACAAGGTAACACATTCCCTGTGTTATGGAGTCTATCAATAGACGACTGAGGGTTGTGTCCTCTGATGGAGAGTTAGATTAAGTACGAGGTAACACATTCCGTGTGTTATGGAGTCTATCAATAGACGACTGAGGGATGTGTCCTCTGATGGTGAGTGTTAGATTAAGTATGAGGTAACTCATTCCCTGTGTTATGGAGTCTATCAATAGATGACTGAGGGTTGTGTCCTCTGATGGTGAGTTAGATTAAGTACGAGGTAACACATTCCCTGTGTTATGGAGTCTATCAATAGACGACTGAGGGTTGTGTCCTCTGATGGTGAGTTAGATTAAGTACGAGGTAACACATTCCGTGTTATGGAGTCTATCAATAGACACCTGAGGGTTGTGTCCTCTAATGGTGAGTTAGATTAAGTACGAGGTAACACATTCCCTGTGTTATGGAGTCTATCAATAGACGACTGAGGGTTGTGTCCTCTAATGGTGAGTTAGATTAAGTACGAGGTAACACATTCCCTGTTATGGAGTCTATCAATAGACGACTGAGGGATGTGTCCTCTGATGGTGAGTGTTAGATTAAGTACGAGGTAACACATTCCCTGTGTTATGGAGTCTATCAATAGATGACTGAGGGTTGTGTCCTCTGATGGTGAGTTAGATTAAGTACGAGGAAACACATTCCCTGTGTTATGGAGTCTATCAATAGATGACTGAGAGATGTGTCCTCTAATGGGGAGTTAGATTAAGTACGAGGTAACACATTCCCTGTGTTATGGAGTCTATCAATAGACGACTGAGGGATGTGTTCTCTGATGGGGAGTTAGATTAAGTACGAGGTAACACATTCCGTGTGTTATGGAGTCTATCAATAGACGACTGAGGGATGTGTCCTCTAATGGTGAGTTAGATTAAGTACGAGGTAACACATTCCCTGTGTTATGGAGTCTATCAATAGACACCTGAGGGTTTTGTCCTCTAATGGTGAGTTAGATTAAGTACGAGGTAACACATTCCCTATGTTATGGGGTCTATCAATAGACGACTGACGGTTGTGTCCTCTTATGGTGAGTTAGATTAGGTACGAGGTAACACATTCCCTGTGTTATGGAGTCTATCAATAGACGACTGACGGTTGTGTCCTCTAATGGGGAGTTAGATTAAGTACGAGGTAACACATTCCCTGTGTTATGGAGTCTATCAATAGACGACTGAGGGTTGTGTCCTCTAATGGTGAGTTAGATTAAGTATGAGGTAACTCATTCCGTGTGTTATGGAGTCTATCAATAGACGACTGACGGTTGTGTCCTCTAATGGTGAGTTAGATTAAGTACGAGGTAACACATTCCCTGTGTTATGGAGTCTATCAATAGACGACTGAGGGTTGTGTCCTCTAATGGTGAGTTAGATTAAGTACGAGGTAACACATTCCCTGTGTTAGGGAGTCTATCAATAGACGACTGACGGTTGTGTCCTCTAATGGTGAGTTAGATTAAGTACGAGGTAACACATTCCCTGTGTTATGGAGTCTATCAATAGACGACTGAGGGTTGTGTCCTCTAATGGTGAGTTAGATTAAGTATGAGGTAACTCATTCCCTGTGTTATGGGGTCTATCAATAGACGACTGACGGTTGTGTCCTCTAATGGTGAGTTAGATTAAGTACGAGGAAACACATTCCCTGTGTTAGGGAGTCTATCAATAGACGACTGAGGGTTGTGTCCTCTAATGGTGAGCTAGATTAAGTACGAGGTAACACATTCCCTGTGTTATGGAGTCTATCAATAGACGACTGAGGGTTATGTCCTCTAATGGTGAGTTAGATTAAGTACGAGGTAACACATTCCCTGTGTTAGGGAGTCTATCAATAGACGACTGACGGTTGTGTCCTCTAATGGTGAGTTAGATTAAGTACGAGGTAACACATTCCCTGTGTTATGGAGTCTATCAATAGACGACTGAGGGATGTGTCCTCTGATGGGGAGTGTTAGATTAAGTACGAGGTAACACATTCCCTGTGTTATGGAGTCTATCAATAGACGACTGAGGGATGTGTCCTCTGATGGGGAGTTAGATTAAGTACAAGGTAACACATTCCCTGTGTTATGGGGTCTATCAATAGACGACTGAGGGATGTGTCCTCTGATGGAGAGTTAGATTAAGTACGAGGTAACACATATGGAGTCTATCAATAGACAATGAGGATGTGTCTATGGAAGCAAAATGCCCTCTATGACATCTGATGGATGTGTATCTGAGCGAATATATCCTCTTGATCGATGAAATGATATCAACTGAAGGAATTTCTTCCAGGATTATCTGCAGCTGAGATTAACTCGGGGATGTGACATTTCAAAGGTGTCCTCTAATGGGGTAGTGTGGTTTTGTATTGCTTTCAACAGCTAAGGACATTTAAGGATAGCCACCCCTGTGTATGAGACACATGCATGTGAGCAGTGGTcattttggaaggctgcggtatattcgtgtttgtctcGTTTTGATAGTACAGAACTGGTGTTGGCTTAATAACGCTGTCTCCGTGAAGCATACTGCCTAACATAACGCCCAACCTGGTCACATTgtactgacaatgggcgaacccCACTCCTAAAATGTTGAGCGTTAGGCAGGAAAAGCATCTATACCACTCGTATAGACTCTTATATTTTCTCGGAATTTTTCTTGACCCATACAAGAGATATTTAGACATTTTAACAGACAGATATCTGGTGTGGCCAGCATCAGTCAACATCAGTTCCGCAATACTACAAGCTggcaaacaaaaacatattgcagcctcccaaaacatacacTCTCACCAGacacatacagctgtttcactGGAAAGGTAATTCCATAGCAGTTGATTGGATGTTAAATAACGCCAAAACTATGAGGAAAGACTTGAGCAAATAACAATGGCCTGCAACTTTGGTGTCACTTTCACATTAATTTATTCAGACAAAAACATGttcatataaataataaaatctcGCATATCACAAAAAACATACTGACTCAGTCATACGGTATGTCTCGATATCAAATATTGCACTTAAAGCATCAGGCCTTAGTTTAATGAATATTCCTTAACATTTAGTTTTCCCGTTTGATAGCACTGGAGTTCAAGAAAATTCTTTCACAATGAAAGTTACAGTACAATGCTAAAACAACAGGAATTTCctaatgttacaaaatattcatGAACCCAGGCCCAGGATACAAAATACATAACATCATTAAACAATGCAGATAAATTTGGACTTAACAGTACATTTATGTAAGTTTTCTTACTGAAGTGCTGAAGAAGCATAAACAGTGGCATTTAAAGAAGATGCACGTTATATCTGTTAACATTAATACTGTATCGGGAAAGTTTATTCTGTATTTTCAATTTCGTTCATGATAAGCACTACATGCAAAGCCATCAATGACTTAGGTTTTAAAGTTAACAATGCCTGCtttaaaacacaaatacatgAAAAAACAAGCGCACTGCAAATGGATGAATTAAATGACTGTCTGACCCAATTCAAATCTTTCACTGAAAAAATTATCTCAAAAAAATGAAGTCccaaacatgtaaaaaaaatgtaaaatatttttacaaattaaatccACATGATCAGTGTTTTACCCCACAATAACATTCATGCCAAAACTTGGGACAATAATATATCATCTGGTTTAATTGTAGAGCACCAAAGAAACTTACCATGAAAATTTAACCAATCAATGATAGACTGACAGACAGATGCAGAAGGTATACCATCATATGCATGTCAAAATTTGAAGGGTACATAAAAATCTAAACAGCAGTTAACAGGAACACTGTTTTATCGTCTGGCATCACATCTCATGTTGGTCCATCAATTTTTGCCTCACAACCATCAGTAGTAGCagcagagttacttcccttagatgagaaattgtgaaaatgtgTTTCCTACATCAATTTATCATAATTGATTGATGGTACGATTGACATACAGGGATGGCAAGACAATTGATAGGCCTATTATTAGTATCAGTTAAGGATCTGTGGAGAAATCTTCTACATAACATTTTAATCTTTTACTAAACTAGGTACATATATTCCACCTGCAAATTACATagtgatttttgtttgttcaaAGGCTTTGTGGAAGTGATAGCAACAAATCCTTATACATCAAACACAGTTTTCTATGACAGCAATCTCAAAACTTTGAAACCTTAGTTTTGAAGGTCACAACTAATTTCTAGAATAAAAATTGGAATGGATTTAAAGTGTTATCTACCACAAACataaatatctttgaaaaatgtgtttttggTGATATCAATATACTCAAATTGCTTAATGCTGGCTTTAAACATGCAGTGAGTTTTCATCGATTTTCAGAAATCCTAGGAATTGATTCACACAGAATATGACaagaattttatttaaatattctggCAATAAAAGTGGTAAAGTTCATACAAATTCGGATGTGGTAATAGAGAGAGAAGAATCTCATTTGTTCTTTTTGTTATTTCCACTAGTTATGTATGACAGAAGTGTCCCAATAAGTCTAATTCGATGTGTACTTCCTGGAATTTTTACATCAACACACTCGGTCTATAGATGCcacaattatttgtattttcttgACAACAAAGACTTTCACTTTCTCTTATTTTTGCCTTCGAAAaccacctttgtccttcatCTACATTCTTGGAAACAGATTTTACAGAAGACAGGTGTATCTTGACTAGCTGTTTGGTCCAAACTGGGAGTAAGTCTCCTAGTTATTTGACCCCTTATCAAGGACAGAGATCCCTGGCACAGACTTATAATGAGAAACTGCCACCATGGTTTTACACCTTCACACaataatttgtaattttacGTTCTAATGGTGCGGGCAGCTAATCTTgctattattttaaaaacattataaacaacGTTTCACTCAAGATGGCCGTTTTCAGGCCACTCCATTCTGTCCTTTCTCTATAATCTCGCGCAGCCTTTGCATGCGTTTGTCCAGCTGGTTGGGGTCTCCTCCTGGGTGGCTCCGGTGGTACAGCTGGATAAGTTGACAGTACTCGGTATAAGTAAATTGTGCTCCCTTCTCAGCTATGGCCGTCAGGATGTCCTACGGAAAAGATGGGTCATGTCAGAATTGGATACAAATCAGTCTTCAAAACTTTGATAATTTAAAACTATGTTGTAAAGGTCTTCATGAGAAAATATCTGTTCAAACTTACGATTTAAGTTGATAATTAAAATCAAGAGATATCACTGCTTTgttttttgtacattgtttacaaaTTCATCATTTCACTATGTAAAGCAATTTCTTTGGTATTcgtattcatttttttatgcataGAATACACTTAATTTTTACATCAAAACATTCTGTTTAAAAATCTAATACATATCGCCCTAAAATTTATGAATaacaaaaagtttttttcaattaaaatatactTTCCTAATTACCTAATTTCCTAATCAAGGAGcagtgtaaaaatatatatttaattttaaatcaatgaatttgatttaaacTGTTATAAAAAAGAAACTTGTAAGAGTTAAAtatgcaaaatatcaaaaaaatgaAACTAGTAAACTCGTACATTAATGACCCAAGAGGAGATAACTTGCGttttattacaaacaaaaaagaacaaTTTAAAACTTACGTCTGGGTTAAGGTAGAGGAGTTCATAGTATTGGCGAGCCATGTCCAGGTCAGTTTCTCGGGACATGGAAATGTTGGTCAAATTTTGTTGGATCGCAAACAAATTTCTACACCTGTTACAGAGAAAAAAGCATAGCACACATTAAAATTAGGAGAGGaagtttttatttgttgtattaaTTCTGAATTCTGTATTTCGGAAATATTTTCCCCTATTTATgtcaacattatttttttaggGCTGCTCCAAAATTATCAATGTCAAAGTGGTGGAAGGCATcagatattgaaatatattcagtaaAAGAAATAACCGCACCATCCATCAAATTTGGATAcaagtgccccccccccccccccccccccccacagaTATAAATTCTGGAATAGCCCTTAAAAACAGCTATATTTCAGTATCTTGAGAATCTAACACTTTCATTCATGCAAAGAAGATTCAAGAAATATAAGCTTGTTGAAGGGTTATCACCTCTAAATCATCTTCATGGTTTAGATAAATAATTTACTGGTATAaccacattactgtatatatctggTAATAATCCATTCCCTAGTAATATGCACGTCCCaatataaagtacatgtagttcatTAGAAATGTCAACAGGTGCCTTTTCACTGCCTTGCGATAAGATCACCCCTCACTGTGTGTCGAGAGATTATGTGTTTGCCCCCTGGGATTAAACTTACAGCAGAAAAGGTACCTAAATTAATTTGATGTCTTTCATAACTAATATATCAGATCTTCAATCAAGGATATCTGAATCGGAAATACTACATAGATTATATTAATCTTTTACAGATTGATAAGAAACCATGAAGACCGACAGGCGACTTTCCTCTTATCTATGAGTTCTGATTATGAAGGTTACACTTTATTTTCTATACATTTTTATTCACTTACATCTTTTTTATGCCGTTCTCATTGATCTTGGGTAAAAACTGTATGCTGTTCATCAATATTGAAGCCACCAAGAACCCAAGCCCTTCAAATATATACCTGTCAAGGAAATTATTAACAAATGAATGTAAAAGTATAGAACTTAAGATGTtttgtacatataacattaatTCTCTATGTAACAAATGACATTAATTGGagatttatttatacaatgtacacctaTATGAAAGTTAGTTcaaatgttatgttatgtagatATAGACTTGTAGAGGTCAATTACAACAGGCAAAGATGCAAAGATCATCAATTAAAAGAAGTCTGAAATAGAGCAAAACAACTAGATAAAGTAATGAATTGATAAACCTGGCCTCTTAGCCTGTTATTAAACTCAGTTGATTTATCTGTCAATTAACCAATATCCCTTTGGGTATCCAGACAAGAAGCCAAGGAGCCCAATGTTCTACACTAAAGGCTTTTAGCTATAAATACCTATTCTAtagtatagatataaatataggttAGAATTACGATATCTACTGACTTAAATTTATTGGGCTGCAGGCTCTGTGACAACATTTCCTCCATAGCGGTCAGATCTTTGTTCAACTTCAACACATTGGagtcagggtcaaggtcatctatcGGTCCTGCATAGTtggactgaaatttaaaaaaaaaagtaatgatcATTGAATACATAGTACATTCTATAATGAAAACGTTCATTATCTATGGATGAGTTACAACTTAGTTGCCAAGATACAGGGCTACCAGTGAAGTCACAGAACATAAATCTCCATCATTTAAATACAACTGTATCACGATACTTTCATTGGACTTAGTTACTAAGTTCCAGGTATTTTAAAGGTATCATGATTTTGTTACTATATTTACCTTTCTCGCGACCAATTCCAGGTAGTAGAAGCAATGAACTCTGACCTCTAAGTGTAACAGAAGCAGACAGATTTCAGCTAGATCCTGGAAATCTTTCTCCAATGTGTTTAGTGACCTACAATGATATCAAGTATTATTTGTGTGAAAATCATTcctatcacaaaaaaaaaaccatgttgCCTCTTCACTTCTTCAGACATCTTTTACAATGTAACGGTTCAAAAGATATGCCCTTGACAAGAATGAAAATTTCTCAGTATTACATTGAATTGACCTTAAaatcaaggtcactgtaaccCGATTATAGAACACTGCATAGTGTTGGTGGAAAATGCATAtaagttttaaaatttcatacaaaaatatcTTCAAAGCTACTGTATTAGAAGGAAAACAACAAACGCAATGTACTAAAAACAATATGTCTGCCTTCTTTTTAATTGGTGACACAAACAATCGCAGTACTTACTCTAAGGCTTTGTGAGATACTGGAGGATATTTCTGAAACAAgtaattaaaaaatacaaagtttAACATAACTATTTTCATAATGAGTAAAATTCCGAGATGGACAATTCCGAATCCGAATTGAGCAGgcaaataaagaaaattaaagaaTCTCCCTAGAGTCAAATaaagtcaaacctgtcttatgCGACTTTCGAAGGGAACTGGTTAAAAAGGTCATATAAGACAGGTGTTCACTTAACACAGGTTAATGCTTTTGGTTTATAGTCTGAGGTAAAGACAAGAAAGAATAGCACTGTACTCTGTATGTTtatcatgttaattatataCTGTTAACCTAAAAACTCACTGagatttcattttattcatatCACAGAATTTACCAAAGTTTTACGACAATTTTTATTCTACTTTCGGCTTTGGCTGTAAACAAAGACACTAAATATAAGTTTTTGGCtatgtagggggggggggggggggggggggggggataaaaaCAAGGTCGTTAGTCGTGTTAGACAGGGGAGTCGGTTAAATCAGAGCAAAATGCATCAGGAGAATTAAAAAAGAGTTGCTGAAGACAGAAAGTCGCTAAGAACAGGGGGTCACTAAGGCAGATTTGACAGTAGTTATCATACGGAAGTCACTTTAGGATTATGTTTAGATCCACAACGGCCACTGACTGTCAACTCTGTATTGTTATGGTAcgtatgtaaatgtatatgtacattaaatttgcatttataagacatttcatgaaaattaaTCAATTCTTTCAAGAGTTAAACAAAAGGAAACCTCTATACAGATGAGACAGATGCTGCTATTGGAGTCATCCCTTGTGTATATACCTTCTTGATATGTCACGGTTACATCACAAGTGACACtaaaacatcatatatattgCCATTCTGTAACTGATTATATATAGTCGTGCATCTTCACTTGTTAACATTGCTATTTCTATAACAGATTCCAGACTTAACTTACTGATGATTTCTGTGAACCCTGCCTGTCAGACTTGGACGACAGTGATTGGGCGAATTGTCCCAGTCTACCTGTGAACCACTcctgaaaaaataaacataggtgttatgatatttattggtCAACTGACCTATTGTCAAGAACAACCACTTGTCATCAATAAAACTGCATAATCATTCGCTTTTTTAAGTCATGtacaaattgaaattaaattagaaatcaaagtactgaaagtactgtaggaggcgttagtcagacGTAAAacgagatatttgaaataaagcaagaatacaaattaaactgatatcaacatgactaaacatttccacttaagtgtgtcaaaccaaccggacataatggttttcacagtcctgatgaatgtaatgatttagactgttccgatatacataatggttttaaccatcttaaagtttcaaacctacttctataagtagttaaacatttattatttcaatcaaacctttacttaagaagtcaaacattttaaattttttcaaatcaacttctacttaggtacatgtcattaacattcatactttaaaccatcttttatacttaagtagttcaaaatttgcatttatgtgtttaaaacaaactaatattttataggcctgggtattagaaatgtcgaaacagtatgatatgcatttcgataagttataacaatacacgatatgtattgaaaatacagggagtgtctgctactttttttgttgaaagtgtgcaatgtctttcaatatcttgtaaacaaaattgtttattcctttctattttgatcttagaataatatcaaaattagattgacggcttttaaaagttattacacttttttttcaacaaagacctcatttgttaaggacaattattttaaaattagatatcaattccatctatttgaatagatccaatgtcaatattaacaataaactgtgatttgttgctttttaatttaccaccaagatgtagataatagcctagtagctataggtactgtatataaatatacagcgttttacatgcaaaatattgaagaaaactttcatatttgatatcaattcaatatgattgtataagtcccttggggtggggaaagaaccctgggcctatttttacatcaggattgtgttcatctcttggtcaatttggcttaattgacataaataacttcttctctgaaactaagcaatcgatatagctcatacttgactggtagcatcattttgggtagggattcaaaattgtaaaaatggtggggttgacctctggggggcagggtcaaaaggggtcaattggtttctctgaaactaagttatggatataactcacattggtgtggtagcaatccctatggggttgtacccaaagtcaatttcatttcatggattaattgcacaatttggtataacccctacatttgtatggtagcatggttatgggatgggtattcaaaattgtacgaatgttggggttaacctcccgggggctgaaggatgggaccaaaataggtctgacatttttagaataacaataaaccaatgtacatgtacccatataaaatgcttatgatatattgacatagaaataccagcgacaaataaacttaagcatcattcttgtttcatatctcataaaaccaggtgagcgatacaggccctctgggcctcttgttttatctgtgaaaccattcatatcccaactccataatcttgctggacaccccttttgagccaacaattgaattgcaattgatggataatttttaatgttggcaagaaaacattctttaaagggcatgtctgcatcatttttaataatttgcccttgaaacttcgcacacaccttcataagagccggttctttaaaatgtgaatgaaggtcaaggtcagagagataaactcaatatttgtagccagtcatacatgttacatgtatctgtttgccaaatatccagccttcatgtgtatgtgcagttttgggtcattttttcattttggtaggaatttctttttaaaagtgccatatctgcgtcattttgattatttgaccttgatacattgcacacacctttaaaagggccgattctttaaaatgtgacccaaattaatcattttgaaagaactttgaatttttttcatcatttgacccccgtgaccttgaatgaaggtcaaggtcaaatataagtataacatttgtagccagccatacgttatcgatgcgccaaacatcaagccttcatgtgtatatagataaaagagcagaaacctttattctgcaattttggattattttttaattttggctggagaaaatagctttatgattcttttccaagtgccatatctttctgccttatttttatctgatgacaataaaatatgcacattctgtttcagtggactatgttctttcatatgaaatgaaaaaaataatcaatttgagatttttatttttgacattcgaacccataacaagtcgttggccttgacattctctgacaatatgtcattgagaaaagtttgccctaaccacgtgctaaccaatttccgatgaaaatgaaacaaattatgctaaaatatgtgtgatgagtttcctatataaactatagtaaaatgtatcctctccccagggagaatgcgacacatagggggccatgaaattaacaattttgataaaacagcttaagaaccttttgtacaccattctgcgatatcttggtcttaagaagaagaccgacgc contains:
- the LOC117320598 gene encoding exocyst complex component 4-like yields the protein MVQNDTDEKRMISAMWAKDEDISRFLRSLPSWQVLQPMEGQDLNQAMCSEEEMRTLNSKEVNILISNLSSSDSMIPQQEIITDSTQMRTIANYHQSLEWFTGRLGQFAQSLSSKSDRQGSQKSSKYPPVSHKALESLNTLEKDFQDLAEICLLLLHLEVRVHCFYYLELVARKSNYAGPIDDLDPDSNVLKLNKDLTAMEEMLSQSLQPNKFKYIFEGLGFLVASILMNSIQFLPKINENGIKKMCRNLFAIQQNLTNISMSRETDLDMARQYYELLYLNPDDILTAIAEKGAQFTYTEYCQLIQLYHRSHPGGDPNQLDKRMQRLREIIEKGQNGVA